A genomic segment from Amia ocellicauda isolate fAmiCal2 chromosome 13, fAmiCal2.hap1, whole genome shotgun sequence encodes:
- the hemgn gene encoding hemogen isoform X2 produces the protein MENPGKDYQQSEYNDPENNEDGIRRRLRDRDLLRKRRAEAQEKETYQEKSRRKRERREKSGSGRKGRPKKGLHEEPEPAQEEPPQEGQPGVEEDVTPLPPSQDPLQELEELLPGPSSVEVTFEGPNGSQSVEAFVIEDLGPDEKQDLPQAVENLSAAPEGSQELSQDYPTLEQEYFSAGYI, from the exons ATGGAGAATCCGGGAAAGGATTACCAGCAATCAGAATACAATGACCCAGAAAACAATGAAG ATGGGATCCGCCGACggctgagagacagagacctTCTCAGGAAGAGGAGAGCAGAGGCGCAGGAGAAGGAGACATACCA GGAGAAGAGCCGGAGGAAGAGGGAGCGACGGGAGAAGAGCGGCTCTGGCCGGAAAGGGAGGCCGAAGAAGGGGTTGCACGAGGAGCCAGAGCCGGCCCAGGAGGAGCCCCCACAAGAGGGGCAGCCAGGGGTGGAGGAAGACGTCACCCCGCTGCCCCCGTCCCAGGACCCACTCCAAGAACTGGAGGAGCTGCTGCCCGGCCCCTCCAGCGTGGAAGTCACCTTCGAGGGGCCCAATGGCAGCCAGTCAGTGGAGGCATTCGTGATTGAAGACTTGGGGCCAGACGAGAAACAGGACTTGCCCCAAGCTGTGGAGAACCTGTCTGCTGCTCCAG AAGGAAGTCAGGAATTATCACAAGACTACCCTACACTGGAACAGGAATACTTCTCTGCTGGCTACATCTGA
- the hemgn gene encoding hemogen isoform X1, whose protein sequence is MENPGKDYQQSEYNDPENNEDGIRRRLRDRDLLRKRRAEAQEKETYQWVHGEKSRRKRERREKSGSGRKGRPKKGLHEEPEPAQEEPPQEGQPGVEEDVTPLPPSQDPLQELEELLPGPSSVEVTFEGPNGSQSVEAFVIEDLGPDEKQDLPQAVENLSAAPEGSQELSQDYPTLEQEYFSAGYI, encoded by the exons ATGGAGAATCCGGGAAAGGATTACCAGCAATCAGAATACAATGACCCAGAAAACAATGAAG ATGGGATCCGCCGACggctgagagacagagacctTCTCAGGAAGAGGAGAGCAGAGGCGCAGGAGAAGGAGACATACCAGTGGGTTCATGG GGAGAAGAGCCGGAGGAAGAGGGAGCGACGGGAGAAGAGCGGCTCTGGCCGGAAAGGGAGGCCGAAGAAGGGGTTGCACGAGGAGCCAGAGCCGGCCCAGGAGGAGCCCCCACAAGAGGGGCAGCCAGGGGTGGAGGAAGACGTCACCCCGCTGCCCCCGTCCCAGGACCCACTCCAAGAACTGGAGGAGCTGCTGCCCGGCCCCTCCAGCGTGGAAGTCACCTTCGAGGGGCCCAATGGCAGCCAGTCAGTGGAGGCATTCGTGATTGAAGACTTGGGGCCAGACGAGAAACAGGACTTGCCCCAAGCTGTGGAGAACCTGTCTGCTGCTCCAG AAGGAAGTCAGGAATTATCACAAGACTACCCTACACTGGAACAGGAATACTTCTCTGCTGGCTACATCTGA